One stretch of Desulfomonile tiedjei DNA includes these proteins:
- the dnaJ gene encoding molecular chaperone DnaJ, with the protein MADKDLYAVLGVRKDATTDEIKKAYRKLARKYHPDVNPGNKEAEEQFKNISEAHEALSDPEKRKIYDEFGYEGLRAGFDPEQARQYREWQQAGGFGQRGGGFAYGGGKGFDQESFRYSGFEDVFSDLFGAGAAGSAARGPARGRDIESSLEVDFITAIKGATTRITLQKNQACSRCGGTGQISSGTDSVCQTCKGTGRTRVAQGPFNFSQTCPDCNGTGRSGEICPECHGTGAVPASETIDVNIPAGVNDGSRIRLAGKGEPGPAGGPSGDLYIITHVRPHPIFKREGDSLLLDLPVKVGEAMNGAEVTVPTPGGPVQLKIPRGTRSGQRLRLKGKGVPNLKTKVPGDMYVTVRVQVPTSRNPEADKAAAELDRFYEGDLRSDIRL; encoded by the coding sequence ATGGCGGATAAGGACTTGTATGCTGTGCTCGGCGTCCGCAAGGACGCGACCACGGACGAAATCAAGAAGGCGTATCGGAAGCTGGCCAGGAAGTACCATCCCGATGTTAATCCTGGCAACAAGGAAGCCGAAGAGCAGTTCAAGAATATCTCCGAGGCCCATGAAGCGCTTTCCGACCCTGAAAAGCGTAAAATTTACGATGAGTTCGGGTACGAAGGTCTCCGTGCCGGGTTTGATCCCGAACAAGCCCGGCAGTATCGCGAATGGCAGCAGGCAGGCGGCTTTGGCCAACGCGGAGGCGGGTTCGCCTATGGCGGTGGCAAAGGCTTTGATCAGGAATCCTTCCGTTATTCAGGGTTCGAGGACGTGTTCAGCGACCTCTTTGGCGCTGGAGCTGCCGGCTCCGCGGCACGAGGTCCTGCCAGAGGTCGGGACATTGAATCCAGCCTGGAAGTGGATTTCATCACCGCGATCAAGGGAGCAACCACTCGCATTACGCTCCAAAAGAATCAGGCCTGTTCAAGGTGTGGAGGAACCGGCCAAATAAGCTCCGGAACCGATTCTGTCTGCCAAACCTGCAAAGGCACGGGGCGAACGCGTGTGGCACAGGGACCTTTCAACTTCAGCCAGACTTGCCCGGATTGCAACGGAACCGGCCGCTCTGGAGAGATTTGTCCCGAATGTCATGGCACAGGCGCGGTGCCGGCTTCGGAAACCATAGACGTGAACATTCCGGCGGGAGTGAATGACGGCTCGCGCATCAGGCTTGCCGGAAAGGGAGAGCCCGGTCCGGCCGGCGGCCCCTCCGGGGACCTGTACATTATCACCCATGTCAGGCCCCATCCGATTTTCAAACGCGAGGGAGACTCGCTGTTGCTGGACCTTCCGGTCAAGGTGGGCGAAGCAATGAACGGCGCCGAGGTCACGGTACCTACTCCGGGCGGGCCGGTGCAATTGAAGATCCCGCGAGGGACCAGGTCCGGGCAGCGTCTCAGGTTAAAGGGGAAAGGGGTGCCCAATCTTAAGACGAAAGTACCGGGAGACATGTACGTTACCGTGCGGGTTCAGGTCCCAACCTCCCGGAATCCCGAGGCGGACAAAGCGGCCGCAGAGCTGGATCGCTTCTATGAGGGCGATCTTCGGTCAGATATCAGGCTATAG
- a CDS encoding tetratricopeptide repeat protein produces MMGVTALCLFSFFLLVLPSTAVSQPDVASLLQQSHAEKDPAKRIALLDEALKEPSISPKMLAALFFARGMAYKDLKDCTHAVEDFKSALGHAPKTLHMLLEKAECLITLGQIEEASRVLEAALVTGPGMGRAYVLKGMIYEKEGALAKAEDEYTRALNYEPNSALALEMRAKALLKGGKPRKALEDTNALVRLKPKEPEALLIRARIHVKLEEYASALADYTQVEALLPRDDGVRKEKVLVYFKAGHPQKALDSLANLSAHRPNDADTLILRARAHILLKNYANAQQILKAALTGEPLNPAAHLYTGVTMARTQDTDGALASLNRAIELDPGLAEAYKERARMFLELNETARAAADLTTAADLDPSDDEVFPLRGLTLMGRLLYDAAIDDFTRALGNLPGEPRILYDRAVAYLSKDEPKLALEDLNALLKASPNAARALGLRGVSFFLLGNPSQAGEDFDRAVTVGPNDPLIWNNRGFFHYKMGNYKAALKDFETALKLDPEYANARYNLKLTTEKQGTLSPTGPDSPGSDEVVRSGERAASEPR; encoded by the coding sequence ATGATGGGCGTAACCGCTCTCTGTCTGTTCAGCTTCTTCCTGCTCGTATTGCCGTCCACTGCCGTGTCCCAACCCGACGTCGCTTCCCTCCTCCAGCAGTCCCATGCTGAAAAGGACCCTGCCAAGCGAATCGCTCTCTTGGATGAAGCTCTCAAGGAACCATCCATCAGCCCTAAGATGCTGGCCGCACTCTTTTTCGCCAGAGGCATGGCTTACAAAGATCTGAAAGACTGTACCCACGCGGTGGAAGATTTCAAGTCCGCACTGGGCCACGCGCCCAAGACTCTGCACATGCTTCTGGAAAAAGCGGAGTGCCTGATCACCCTCGGTCAGATAGAAGAGGCTTCGCGTGTCTTGGAGGCGGCGCTGGTGACCGGACCCGGAATGGGGCGCGCCTATGTTCTTAAAGGAATGATCTACGAAAAGGAAGGGGCTCTCGCCAAGGCCGAGGATGAATACACTCGCGCGTTGAATTACGAGCCGAACTCGGCGCTCGCTCTCGAAATGAGGGCTAAGGCGCTGCTTAAGGGAGGCAAACCGCGAAAGGCGCTGGAAGACACCAATGCGCTGGTTCGTCTCAAACCAAAGGAGCCGGAAGCGCTTCTGATCCGCGCCCGGATTCACGTGAAATTGGAGGAATATGCCTCAGCTCTGGCAGATTACACCCAGGTGGAAGCCCTTCTGCCTCGCGATGACGGAGTACGCAAGGAGAAAGTGCTGGTTTATTTTAAGGCCGGGCACCCGCAAAAGGCCCTTGACAGCCTTGCAAATCTCTCTGCCCATCGGCCGAATGATGCAGATACTCTGATCCTTCGCGCCAGGGCTCACATATTGCTAAAAAATTACGCCAACGCTCAGCAAATTCTAAAGGCGGCGCTTACCGGAGAGCCGCTGAATCCGGCCGCGCATCTTTATACCGGGGTCACGATGGCACGGACTCAGGATACGGATGGCGCTCTAGCGAGCCTCAATCGCGCAATAGAGCTGGATCCGGGCCTTGCCGAGGCGTACAAAGAGAGAGCCCGAATGTTTTTGGAATTGAACGAAACTGCGCGCGCGGCGGCGGATCTGACCACCGCTGCTGATCTGGACCCATCGGATGACGAAGTGTTCCCGCTCCGAGGCTTAACGCTGATGGGAAGGCTGCTTTACGATGCAGCTATTGATGATTTTACGCGCGCGCTGGGAAACCTGCCGGGGGAACCACGAATTCTGTACGATAGGGCTGTGGCTTATCTTTCCAAGGATGAGCCCAAATTGGCGCTTGAGGACCTCAATGCGCTGCTCAAGGCTAGCCCCAATGCCGCCAGAGCGCTCGGGTTGAGGGGTGTTAGCTTTTTCCTTTTGGGAAATCCTTCCCAGGCTGGGGAGGATTTCGACAGGGCCGTGACAGTCGGTCCCAATGACCCGCTGATATGGAACAATCGAGGGTTTTTTCACTACAAAATGGGGAACTATAAGGCCGCTCTGAAGGATTTTGAAACAGCGCTCAAATTGGATCCGGAGTATGCGAATGCAAGGTACAACCTGAAACTGACAACTGAGAAACAAGGAACGTTGTCCCCGACAGGACCGGATTCACCCGGCAGCGACGAGGTCGTGCGGTCCGGAGAAAGGGCCGCGTCGGAACCTCGATGA
- a CDS encoding HAD-IIA family hydrolase translates to MKCKYQAILADLDGTVNRGRTLIPGADEAYKILSGMGIRWMFLSNNATSMASDLALKITNLGLPVQPEQVVTSASALIYVLSQGRRDARIMVVGEPRLIAGIVEAGITVVEEPSEVDIVVVARDSGFNFEKLRKAHIALQNGARLWATNMDVTFPVTGGLEPGAGAIVAAVAAVAGRPPDRVFGKPSADIAELALKRLDLPKSACLLVGDRMETDILFAKNAGIASALVLTGVTSRGDLQKYSFSPDYVLDSIADVVTLFN, encoded by the coding sequence ATGAAGTGTAAATATCAGGCCATTCTTGCCGATCTGGACGGTACTGTGAACAGAGGGCGGACCCTTATTCCCGGCGCGGACGAAGCATACAAAATCCTCTCCGGAATGGGCATTCGCTGGATGTTCCTTTCCAACAATGCGACCTCGATGGCGTCCGACCTGGCGTTGAAGATCACTAATCTGGGATTGCCCGTCCAGCCCGAACAGGTGGTGACGTCTGCATCCGCGTTGATTTACGTTCTTTCGCAAGGTCGTCGCGACGCGCGAATCATGGTCGTGGGCGAACCCCGCCTGATTGCGGGAATCGTGGAAGCAGGGATAACCGTTGTGGAAGAGCCGTCAGAAGTTGACATAGTCGTTGTGGCCCGTGACTCGGGCTTCAATTTTGAAAAACTCAGGAAAGCACACATCGCATTGCAAAACGGGGCTCGGTTATGGGCCACCAACATGGATGTGACTTTTCCGGTCACGGGCGGCCTTGAGCCGGGCGCGGGAGCCATTGTTGCCGCAGTGGCCGCGGTAGCGGGGCGGCCTCCGGACCGCGTGTTCGGGAAGCCTTCTGCGGACATTGCGGAACTGGCCCTAAAGCGGCTGGATCTTCCCAAGTCCGCGTGCCTGTTGGTGGGAGATCGTATGGAAACGGACATCCTCTTTGCCAAAAACGCGGGAATTGCCTCTGCACTGGTGCTGACCGGGGTCACCTCAAGAGGCGACTTGCAGAAGTACTCATTTTCCCCTGACTATGTGCTTGACAGCATTGCGGATGTGGTGACGCTCTTT